In one Haloplanus salinus genomic region, the following are encoded:
- a CDS encoding AMP-binding protein — protein MTREREQRTDAVVYHPSREFVESTNVYDFMQTYDVDDYEDLIERTTTTVEGEPRSGVTWFWDELVDYLDIEFYEGYDAVRNDAEGPQFTEWYPGGELNAAHNTVDRHAAPDSERRNTVACIWEGEPGDVREVTYHELHRQSNRVANYLESRGIETGDTVGLYMPMIPEVVSILYGCFKVGAVAVPIFSGFGVDATATRIGDAECSVLFTGDGFYRRGSQVTLKESADEAIEQAGHVEHTVVYDRLGLASEGAIPWDVARDELWAESVADADDDYDTKSLSASQESMLLYSSGTTGKPKGIVHTHAGALMQAAKEVYFGMDLKPSDRFFWVSDIGWMMGPWTLMGTHAHGGTMVMYEGAPDHPEPDRFWQLIDDHGVTQFGISPTAIRALRKRGDEWVEDYDLSSLRLLGSTGEPWDPESWLWFHEEVGGGDTPIINISGGTEIMGCFLMPMPITPLKPCTLGGPGLGMDVDIVDRNGDSIADTDERGFLVARDSCPSMTKSLWSGDERYLKEYWSSFEGLWDHGDWAQKDEDGFWFLHGRADDALNVAGRKVGPAEVEGAAMEHDAVNQAAAVGVPDDTTGTAVVLYVVLEEGETEAEALREAVRDTVGEELGKPFRPREVLFVDAFPKTQSGKIIRRAIEAIYTGEELGDMSSIENPDVLDELEAAR, from the coding sequence ATGACCAGAGAACGGGAGCAACGGACCGACGCGGTGGTTTACCACCCCTCGCGGGAGTTCGTCGAGTCGACCAACGTCTACGACTTCATGCAGACGTACGACGTCGACGACTACGAGGACCTGATCGAGCGGACGACCACGACAGTCGAGGGCGAACCCCGCTCCGGCGTCACGTGGTTCTGGGACGAACTCGTCGACTATCTGGACATCGAGTTCTACGAGGGGTACGACGCGGTTCGGAACGACGCCGAGGGGCCGCAGTTCACGGAGTGGTACCCCGGCGGTGAACTCAACGCCGCGCACAACACGGTCGACCGGCACGCCGCCCCCGATTCGGAGCGGCGAAACACGGTCGCCTGCATCTGGGAGGGTGAACCGGGCGACGTCCGCGAGGTGACCTACCACGAACTCCACCGGCAGTCGAACCGCGTGGCGAACTACCTCGAATCCCGCGGCATCGAGACGGGCGATACCGTGGGGCTCTACATGCCGATGATACCCGAAGTCGTCTCCATCCTCTACGGCTGTTTCAAGGTGGGCGCCGTCGCCGTCCCCATCTTCTCGGGGTTCGGCGTCGACGCCACCGCCACCCGCATCGGCGACGCGGAGTGTTCCGTCCTGTTCACGGGCGACGGGTTCTATCGCCGTGGCAGCCAAGTGACGCTGAAGGAGTCGGCCGACGAGGCCATCGAACAGGCCGGTCACGTCGAACACACGGTCGTCTACGACCGCCTCGGCCTCGCGAGCGAAGGGGCGATTCCGTGGGACGTCGCCCGCGACGAACTGTGGGCCGAGTCGGTCGCGGATGCCGACGACGACTACGACACCAAGTCCCTGTCCGCGAGTCAAGAGTCCATGCTCCTCTACTCCTCCGGTACGACGGGTAAGCCGAAGGGAATCGTCCACACACACGCCGGGGCGCTGATGCAGGCGGCCAAGGAGGTGTACTTCGGGATGGACCTCAAGCCCTCCGACCGCTTCTTCTGGGTGAGCGACATCGGCTGGATGATGGGGCCCTGGACGCTGATGGGCACCCACGCCCACGGCGGTACGATGGTCATGTACGAGGGCGCGCCGGACCACCCCGAACCGGACCGCTTCTGGCAACTGATCGACGACCACGGCGTCACACAGTTCGGTATCTCCCCGACCGCAATCCGCGCGCTTCGCAAGCGTGGCGACGAGTGGGTCGAGGACTACGACCTCTCCAGCCTCCGCCTCCTCGGATCGACCGGCGAACCGTGGGATCCCGAGTCGTGGCTCTGGTTCCACGAGGAGGTCGGCGGCGGCGACACCCCGATTATCAACATCTCGGGCGGGACGGAGATCATGGGGTGCTTTCTCATGCCCATGCCGATCACGCCGCTCAAGCCCTGTACTCTCGGCGGGCCGGGACTGGGCATGGACGTCGACATCGTGGATCGCAACGGCGACTCCATCGCGGACACCGACGAACGCGGCTTCCTCGTCGCCCGCGACTCCTGCCCGAGCATGACCAAGTCGCTCTGGAGCGGCGACGAACGGTACCTGAAGGAGTACTGGAGTTCGTTCGAGGGTCTGTGGGACCACGGCGACTGGGCACAGAAAGACGAGGACGGCTTCTGGTTCCTCCACGGCCGTGCCGACGACGCGCTCAACGTCGCGGGCCGGAAGGTCGGTCCCGCGGAAGTCGAAGGCGCCGCGATGGAACACGACGCGGTGAATCAGGCCGCGGCCGTCGGCGTCCCCGACGACACGACGGGGACCGCCGTCGTCCTCTACGTCGTGTTGGAGGAGGGAGAGACGGAGGCCGAGGCCCTGCGCGAAGCCGTCCGTGACACCGTGGGCGAGGAACTGGGTAAGCCGTTCCGGCCCCGCGAGGTGCTCTTCGTCGACGCCTTCCCGAAGACCCAGAGCGGGAAGATCATCCGCCGGGCCATCGAAGCTATCTACACCGGCGAGGAACTCGGCGACATGAGCAGCATCGAGAACCCCGACGTCCTCGACGAACTCGAAGCGGCGCGCTGA
- a CDS encoding IclR family transcriptional regulator has product MPEEHGHRTIKSVDTACRLVTLLRERREATVSSLAADLGLTPGTVHTHLATLKDHGLVIQESEGYRLGPRFLTLGESVRNHSDLYQAAKEEVEALAGESGECVHLLTEHDGRLVPVYERFGENAVGVEYHDRKREEPVKHLHCTAAGKAILAYTPDERVAGIVDSVGLPPNTPKTITDREALFDELDRIRERGYSVADEEQLHGIRAVGAPIRGPDGDARGAVAVSGPTSRLKGERFASTVPELVTQTANICEVNYETLDLSEDVL; this is encoded by the coding sequence ATGCCCGAAGAACACGGTCACCGGACGATCAAATCGGTCGATACGGCCTGTCGGCTCGTCACGTTGCTTCGGGAGCGGCGGGAGGCGACCGTGTCGAGTTTGGCCGCCGACCTCGGCCTCACTCCGGGGACGGTACACACGCATCTGGCGACGCTCAAGGATCACGGCCTCGTGATACAGGAGAGCGAGGGCTACCGGCTCGGGCCCCGGTTTCTCACGCTCGGGGAGTCCGTCCGGAACCACTCCGACCTCTACCAGGCGGCCAAAGAGGAGGTCGAAGCTCTTGCCGGCGAGAGCGGGGAGTGTGTCCACCTGCTGACCGAACACGACGGTCGCCTCGTCCCGGTGTACGAGCGCTTCGGCGAGAACGCGGTCGGCGTCGAGTACCACGACCGCAAACGGGAGGAGCCGGTGAAACACCTCCACTGCACCGCGGCTGGGAAGGCCATCCTCGCGTACACGCCGGACGAGCGAGTCGCGGGGATAGTCGACTCTGTGGGGCTGCCACCGAACACCCCGAAGACGATCACCGACCGCGAGGCCCTCTTCGACGAACTCGACCGGATCCGGGAGCGGGGGTACTCGGTCGCCGACGAGGAGCAGTTACACGGGATCCGCGCCGTCGGTGCGCCGATCAGAGGCCCCGACGGCGACGCCCGCGGCGCCGTCGCCGTCTCCGGGCCGACCAGCCGGCTGAAAGGCGAGCGCTTCGCGTCGACGGTGCCCGAACTCGTCACGCAGACGGCGAACATCTGCGAGGTGAACTACGAGACGCTGGACCTGAGCGAAGACGTGCTGTGA
- a CDS encoding histidinol dehydrogenase gives MYGNVGIDFLAGPTEVLLLADGTADPALVATDLLAQAEHDTDSRPVPITTDETLAREPMDELDAQLPDLRTEDVARECWAENGEVIVADTMAEAVDLTDGYAMGHLQVVTADPRALMDDLHNYGSLFLGEGSPVVFGDEAAGTNYGLPTLEISKYSGGIWVGTYLEVTHQEATEEGAAFLADHAAAICEIEGTQAHRLSAEARRHDE, from the coding sequence GTGTACGGAAACGTCGGCATCGACTTTCTCGCCGGCCCGACCGAGGTGTTGCTCCTCGCCGACGGGACGGCCGATCCCGCCCTCGTCGCCACCGACCTCCTCGCACAGGCAGAGCACGACACCGACTCCCGTCCAGTCCCGATCACGACCGACGAGACCCTCGCCCGCGAGCCGATGGACGAACTCGACGCGCAGTTGCCCGACCTACGAACCGAGGACGTGGCCCGCGAATGCTGGGCGGAGAACGGCGAGGTGATCGTCGCGGACACCATGGCCGAAGCCGTCGACCTGACCGACGGCTACGCGATGGGGCATCTGCAGGTCGTGACGGCGGACCCACGGGCGCTGATGGACGACCTCCACAACTACGGCTCGCTGTTCCTCGGCGAGGGCTCGCCCGTCGTCTTCGGCGACGAGGCCGCCGGCACCAACTACGGCCTCCCGACCCTGGAGATCAGCAAGTACAGCGGCGGCATCTGGGTCGGCACCTACCTCGAGGTTACACACCAGGAGGCGACCGAGGAAGGCGCCGCGTTCCTCGCCGACCACGCCGCCGCCATCTGTGAAATCGAAGGAACCCAGGCCCACCGGCTCTCGGCGGAGGCGCGACGCCACGACGAGTAA
- a CDS encoding MFS transporter: MTLERAFGDGASVLDDRTFRLLVLANVNGAVGAVVVSPVLESLAGPYGIDAARLGLMMSVFTAPSIVGIPLAGALADRYGRKPVLLASLLLFGAGGSALAFTTNYTVVLALRGVQGLGYSGIIPVVIASIGDVYADAEETAAHGLRFSSSALSQAVFPVVAGGLAALSWRYPFLLFAVAFPIAGLVAVYLDEPSSTDNADANGRDTGAYVRSVLSAALRPRLGAVLLALGVPAFVWITFLTYNSFFVVEVLGHSPLYASALLTVLSLINATTASQAGRITAAADGAFRPLVVSNLALAAGLGLFALAPSLPVAVLSVGVVGVGFGLSFSLLRNVVTDRVDADLRGGVVGIGESVIRLSNSVGPLLTGAAIAVLRPGRGFVTSLRWTVLLVAVGTGLVGVGVLYVGWRGAAA; encoded by the coding sequence GTGACCCTCGAACGGGCCTTCGGTGACGGGGCGTCGGTCCTCGACGACCGCACCTTCCGCCTGCTCGTCCTCGCGAACGTCAACGGCGCCGTCGGGGCGGTGGTCGTCTCGCCCGTACTGGAGAGCCTCGCGGGTCCCTACGGCATCGACGCCGCACGGCTCGGACTGATGATGTCGGTGTTCACCGCGCCGAGCATCGTCGGCATCCCGCTCGCGGGCGCCCTCGCCGACCGCTACGGGCGGAAACCCGTCCTGCTCGCGTCGCTCCTCCTCTTCGGGGCCGGCGGGTCCGCGCTGGCGTTCACGACGAACTACACCGTCGTCCTCGCGCTCAGAGGGGTGCAAGGGCTCGGCTACTCGGGCATCATCCCCGTCGTCATCGCGAGCATCGGCGACGTGTACGCCGACGCGGAGGAGACGGCGGCCCACGGCCTCCGGTTCAGTTCGTCGGCGCTCTCACAGGCCGTCTTCCCCGTCGTCGCCGGCGGCCTCGCCGCGCTCTCGTGGCGCTACCCCTTCCTCCTCTTCGCCGTCGCCTTCCCCATCGCGGGGCTGGTGGCCGTCTACCTCGACGAGCCGTCGTCGACCGATAACGCCGACGCGAACGGTCGCGACACCGGCGCGTACGTCCGATCGGTCCTGTCCGCGGCCCTCCGCCCCCGCCTCGGCGCCGTCCTGTTGGCACTCGGCGTCCCGGCGTTCGTCTGGATCACCTTCCTCACGTACAACTCGTTTTTCGTCGTCGAGGTGCTGGGACACTCGCCGCTGTACGCGAGCGCGCTCCTGACCGTCCTCAGCCTGATCAACGCGACGACGGCGAGTCAGGCGGGGCGGATCACCGCGGCCGCGGACGGGGCGTTCCGGCCACTCGTCGTTTCGAACCTCGCGCTCGCTGCCGGTCTCGGCCTGTTCGCGCTCGCGCCGTCGCTTCCGGTCGCCGTCCTGAGCGTCGGCGTCGTCGGCGTCGGCTTCGGGCTCTCGTTCTCGCTTCTCCGCAACGTCGTCACGGACCGGGTCGACGCGGACCTTCGTGGCGGCGTCGTCGGCATCGGGGAATCGGTCATCCGGCTCTCGAACAGTGTCGGGCCGCTACTCACCGGCGCCGCCATCGCCGTCCTGCGGCCTGGGCGGGGCTTCGTCACGTCGCTCCGGTGGACGGTCCTCCTCGTGGCGGTGGGGACGGGTCTCGTCGGCGTCGGCGTACTCTACGTGGGGTGGCGGGGCGCGGCCGCCTAA
- a CDS encoding SDR family NAD(P)-dependent oxidoreductase: MDLQETRAVVTGGSRGIGEAICLELAGRGAEVAIADIDEDGMADTVDRIESETDSTAEWYYLDLTDPALVDERTDQILDDLGGVEILVNNSGIMGPTAPLEDVTVDEWEETMDVNVRGQFLMCRALLPTMKEAGFGRIVNIASITGKNPLYNRAPYAVSKMGVIGLTRTLADEVGEHDVNVNAICPGSVAGPRIERVFEGQAEARDVPYEQVVEEAEAGSPRGELVQPEDVAQLAGFLCSPDADRITGQDINVSAGRVMF; the protein is encoded by the coding sequence ATGGATCTGCAGGAGACGCGAGCCGTCGTCACCGGCGGCAGCCGTGGCATCGGCGAAGCGATCTGTCTCGAACTCGCGGGTCGGGGCGCCGAGGTTGCCATCGCCGACATCGACGAGGACGGCATGGCCGACACCGTCGACCGCATCGAGTCCGAGACCGACAGTACCGCCGAGTGGTACTACCTCGACCTCACCGATCCTGCCCTCGTCGACGAACGGACCGATCAAATCCTCGACGACCTCGGCGGCGTCGAGATTCTGGTCAACAACTCCGGGATCATGGGTCCGACCGCGCCGCTCGAGGACGTGACCGTCGACGAGTGGGAGGAGACGATGGACGTCAACGTCCGCGGTCAGTTCCTGATGTGCCGTGCCCTGTTGCCGACGATGAAGGAGGCCGGCTTCGGCCGAATCGTCAACATCGCCTCGATCACGGGCAAGAACCCGCTGTACAACCGCGCACCCTACGCCGTCTCGAAGATGGGCGTCATCGGCCTGACGCGGACGCTCGCGGACGAAGTGGGCGAACACGACGTCAACGTCAACGCCATCTGTCCGGGATCGGTTGCAGGTCCCCGCATCGAGCGCGTGTTCGAGGGACAGGCCGAGGCGCGGGACGTCCCGTACGAGCAGGTCGTGGAGGAGGCGGAAGCCGGGAGCCCACGTGGCGAACTCGTCCAGCCCGAGGACGTGGCCCAACTCGCCGGTTTCCTCTGTTCGCCGGACGCCGACCGAATCACCGGTCAGGACATCAACGTCTCTGCCGGTCGCGTGATGTTTTAG
- a CDS encoding TCP-1/cpn60 chaperonin family protein produces the protein MSHDGGRTETSVDRIMAEGRASGSDRRSVVQGNVAAATLVADIVETTLGPRGRDKVVYRKPEKEEEGLDDYFQVTNSGAYILKNVPFEAPAASMVARVAAAQDDRHGDGTTTATVYAGRILAAAGDLIERGFHPRTVIDGIDGAVPLIDDAIDVAAVPVDDGDRDRVADVVHTTLGGTVAEPLADRLVAWIHDAAADGSLDPETVHAESLRAGSLSDSEFVDGLVLKKSFAGNYQPSSLTDATIAMTTQAVTASQQVGGRVESDAGADAGKTQSLQVSATDAADLQRFTEYERGVIAERVQPLVDAGVDVLLAANRVDEDTVAHLDRHGIAVVRNADEARLRALAAATDGTLLPHLGAFEASDAGTVGGITRREYPEVEQEAIFLRNLPGNLASVLLHGSTWMAGWEAKRNVNAAVAAAASALETGQIVPGGGATEMAIAGHLRDAAPGVGGRESMVIEAIADAVEAVPRLLARNAGMDPTDAILDLRTAHSRGEKDASVLGLKRELGHALDAGVVEPAAFKRGSVYTAAGAATTVLRIDDVITGIDVTVSESP, from the coding sequence ATGAGCCACGACGGGGGTCGAACGGAGACGAGCGTCGATAGGATCATGGCCGAGGGACGGGCGTCGGGATCGGATCGGCGAAGCGTCGTCCAGGGGAACGTCGCGGCGGCCACGCTGGTCGCCGACATCGTCGAGACGACGCTCGGCCCCCGCGGCCGCGACAAGGTCGTCTACCGCAAGCCCGAGAAGGAAGAGGAGGGACTCGACGACTACTTCCAAGTGACCAATAGCGGGGCGTACATCCTCAAAAACGTCCCCTTCGAGGCACCTGCGGCCTCCATGGTCGCCCGCGTCGCCGCGGCCCAGGACGACCGTCACGGCGACGGCACGACCACCGCGACGGTGTACGCCGGGCGGATTCTGGCAGCGGCGGGCGATCTGATCGAACGGGGTTTTCACCCCCGAACCGTCATCGACGGTATCGACGGGGCCGTTCCACTGATCGACGACGCCATCGACGTGGCCGCCGTCCCCGTCGACGACGGCGACCGGGACCGGGTCGCCGACGTCGTCCACACGACCCTCGGCGGCACCGTCGCCGAACCGCTCGCCGATCGACTCGTCGCGTGGATTCACGACGCGGCCGCCGACGGGAGCCTCGACCCCGAGACCGTCCACGCCGAATCCTTGCGGGCCGGGAGTCTCTCGGACAGCGAGTTCGTCGACGGTCTCGTTCTCAAGAAGTCGTTCGCCGGCAACTACCAGCCGTCGTCGCTGACCGACGCCACGATCGCGATGACGACGCAGGCCGTCACCGCGTCCCAACAGGTCGGCGGCCGCGTCGAGTCCGACGCCGGTGCCGACGCCGGAAAGACGCAGTCGCTGCAGGTGTCGGCGACCGACGCCGCCGACCTCCAGCGGTTCACGGAGTACGAACGCGGCGTGATCGCGGAGCGCGTCCAACCGCTCGTCGACGCCGGCGTCGACGTTCTCCTCGCCGCCAACCGGGTCGACGAGGACACCGTGGCCCACCTCGACCGCCACGGAATCGCCGTCGTCCGCAACGCCGACGAGGCACGGCTGCGGGCACTCGCCGCCGCCACCGACGGGACGCTCCTCCCTCATCTCGGCGCGTTCGAAGCGAGCGACGCCGGGACCGTCGGAGGGATCACCCGGCGCGAGTATCCCGAGGTCGAGCAGGAGGCGATTTTCCTGCGGAACCTGCCGGGGAACCTCGCCTCGGTCCTCCTCCACGGGAGCACGTGGATGGCGGGGTGGGAGGCCAAGCGAAACGTGAACGCCGCCGTCGCCGCCGCGGCGTCGGCGCTGGAGACGGGGCAGATCGTCCCGGGTGGCGGCGCAACGGAGATGGCGATCGCGGGACACCTGCGGGACGCCGCGCCGGGCGTCGGCGGGCGCGAGTCGATGGTCATCGAGGCCATCGCCGACGCCGTCGAAGCCGTCCCTCGCCTCCTCGCCCGCAACGCGGGCATGGACCCGACCGACGCGATCCTCGACCTCCGGACCGCGCACAGTCGCGGCGAGAAAGACGCCTCCGTCCTCGGCCTGAAGCGCGAACTCGGGCACGCCCTCGACGCTGGCGTCGTCGAACCCGCGGCGTTCAAGCGGGGGTCCGTCTACACCGCCGCCGGCGCCGCGACCACCGTCCTCCGCATCGACGACGTGATCACCGGCATCGACGTGACGGTTAGCGAGTCGCCGTAG
- a CDS encoding ABC transporter ATP-binding protein: protein MAKVTLENIVKRYDGDVLAVDDVSLDIEDGDFVTLVGPSGSGKSTILRMLAGVVTASEGHILFGEKDVTEVPPQERDVAMVFQNYALYPNMTVRENMEFGLKMQGVDPDERRASVEDAAELLQIEELLDRDVQQLSGGQQQRVALGRSIVRDPEVFLLDEPLANLDAKLRTEMRATLVELQRELGVTTVYVTHNQIEAMTMSDTVAVLDKGQIQQLAAPQELYRNPANQFVADFIGTPSMNFLDVETHHENGTVRLANAVFDIRIPADTAAGSAIRGTTADGGTYTLGIRPQDLAVSERGTTNGELAGRIEVVVVETAGDELILHLEENDIRVKSVVDEGMPVEHGDVVDVTIDPERIHLFDPSTGDALLR, encoded by the coding sequence ATGGCAAAAGTCACTCTGGAGAACATCGTGAAGCGATACGACGGGGACGTGTTGGCCGTCGACGACGTCTCCCTCGACATCGAGGACGGCGACTTCGTGACGCTGGTCGGCCCGTCGGGGAGCGGGAAGTCCACGATCCTGCGGATGCTCGCGGGCGTCGTCACCGCCTCGGAGGGGCACATTCTGTTCGGGGAGAAGGACGTGACCGAGGTCCCCCCACAGGAACGCGACGTCGCCATGGTGTTCCAGAACTACGCGCTCTACCCCAACATGACGGTGCGTGAGAACATGGAGTTCGGTCTGAAGATGCAGGGCGTCGACCCCGACGAGCGGCGGGCGTCGGTGGAGGACGCCGCCGAACTCCTGCAGATCGAGGAGTTACTCGACCGCGACGTCCAGCAACTCTCCGGCGGCCAGCAACAGCGTGTCGCGCTCGGTCGGAGCATCGTCCGTGACCCGGAGGTGTTCTTACTCGACGAACCCCTCGCCAACCTCGACGCCAAACTCCGGACGGAGATGCGTGCGACGCTCGTCGAACTCCAGCGTGAACTCGGCGTGACGACCGTCTACGTCACCCACAACCAGATCGAAGCGATGACGATGAGCGACACGGTGGCGGTCCTCGATAAGGGACAGATCCAGCAACTCGCCGCACCACAGGAACTGTACCGGAACCCCGCCAACCAGTTCGTCGCGGACTTCATCGGCACGCCGAGTATGAACTTTCTCGACGTGGAGACCCACCACGAGAACGGCACCGTCCGACTCGCCAACGCGGTGTTCGACATTCGGATCCCCGCGGACACGGCGGCCGGGAGTGCGATTCGGGGCACGACCGCGGACGGCGGAACCTACACGCTCGGGATCAGACCACAGGATCTCGCCGTCTCGGAGCGCGGTACGACCAACGGCGAACTCGCGGGACGGATCGAAGTCGTCGTCGTCGAAACCGCCGGCGACGAGCTGATCCTCCACCTCGAAGAGAACGACATTCGGGTCAAATCCGTCGTCGACGAGGGGATGCCGGTCGAACACGGCGACGTGGTCGACGTGACCATCGATCCCGAACGGATCCACCTCTTCGATCCATCGACCGGTGACGCACTGCTCCGCTGA
- a CDS encoding iron-containing alcohol dehydrogenase family protein, with translation MTGDRRRFEFAYRPGSIACRPGCVAGLDTTCERHGWERALVVCGTTVGSTPAVMDPIREGLGDRLAGVFDGTTPEKYLGTAIEGVRRARAVDADALVAVGGGSSLDVAKVMATLTTHGDPATAGERAIEDASLALAAGDPLPVAAVPTTLAGADLSTVAGVTFAHGPDADDPPSGGVGDARLMPAAIRYDADLFRTTPTAVLTASAMNGFDKGVEALYTRNSTPVTDGTAMRGLRLLRAGLPTLREDPMDADRLDDVLAGIVCVQYGVSEPGASKLSLVHAFGHGLSRNTDAHQGVVHGIVAPHVLQYLFDSVDGRRDLLAAALGVASADTDANADATAEAVVDAVVDVRDDLGLPTRLRAIDGLAWSGLDDVAEWIVDDPLIGTVPAGLDPSVADVRAVLEAAW, from the coding sequence ATGACCGGCGACCGACGACGGTTCGAGTTCGCGTACCGACCGGGATCGATCGCGTGCCGTCCGGGCTGTGTGGCGGGCCTCGACACGACGTGCGAGCGCCACGGGTGGGAGCGCGCCCTCGTCGTCTGTGGCACCACCGTCGGCTCGACGCCGGCGGTGATGGACCCGATCCGCGAGGGCCTCGGCGACCGACTCGCCGGCGTCTTCGACGGGACGACGCCCGAGAAGTACCTGGGTACGGCCATCGAAGGCGTCCGCCGCGCCCGTGCCGTCGACGCCGACGCCCTCGTCGCCGTCGGCGGCGGGAGCTCGCTCGACGTGGCGAAGGTGATGGCGACCCTAACCACTCACGGTGATCCGGCGACGGCCGGCGAGCGCGCCATCGAGGACGCGTCGCTTGCCCTCGCTGCCGGCGACCCGCTCCCCGTCGCCGCCGTGCCGACGACGCTCGCGGGCGCCGACCTCTCGACGGTCGCGGGCGTGACGTTCGCACACGGTCCCGACGCCGACGACCCCCCGAGCGGCGGCGTCGGCGACGCGCGGCTTATGCCCGCGGCGATCCGGTACGACGCCGACCTCTTCCGGACGACGCCGACGGCCGTCCTGACCGCCTCGGCGATGAACGGCTTCGACAAGGGCGTGGAGGCGCTCTATACGCGCAACTCGACGCCAGTCACGGACGGCACGGCCATGCGCGGCCTCCGGCTCCTGCGTGCCGGCCTCCCCACGCTCCGCGAGGATCCGATGGACGCCGACCGACTCGACGACGTCCTCGCCGGCATCGTCTGCGTGCAGTACGGCGTCTCCGAGCCCGGCGCGTCCAAGCTCTCGCTCGTCCACGCCTTCGGTCACGGCCTCTCGCGCAACACCGACGCCCACCAAGGCGTCGTCCACGGCATCGTCGCGCCGCACGTCCTCCAGTACCTGTTCGACTCGGTGGACGGCCGGCGCGACCTGTTGGCGGCGGCGCTGGGCGTCGCGTCCGCCGATACGGACGCGAACGCGGACGCGACGGCCGAAGCCGTCGTCGACGCGGTGGTCGACGTCCGCGACGACCTGGGGCTCCCGACCCGACTGCGGGCCATCGACGGCCTCGCGTGGTCGGGACTCGACGACGTGGCCGAATGGATCGTCGACGACCCGCTGATCGGGACGGTGCCCGCGGGGCTGGACCCGTCGGTCGCGGACGTGCGAGCCGTCCTCGAGGCGGCGTGGTAG
- a CDS encoding ferredoxin--NADP reductase, producing MVEVTVDAVEEVGTRTVALELRTPEGFDAEPGQFLLVRATVDGGGEQRSAGNRSETGDVEETGYYTLSSPDAEGTMEITVEYVPEGTLAPWLAERTPGDEIEIEGPFGDVRYTGDGPVVVLAEGPGIGPAVGIAERARGAGHDATVIFWGEDPPHRDRLDALDAGGATVLVVGSLDEAVDILTDAAAATVYVFGFESFVRDAKTVAEAAGVDDVRAENFGPR from the coding sequence ATGGTAGAGGTTACCGTCGACGCCGTCGAGGAAGTCGGGACACGGACCGTCGCGCTCGAACTCCGGACGCCGGAGGGGTTCGACGCCGAACCGGGGCAGTTTCTGCTCGTCCGAGCCACCGTCGACGGCGGCGGGGAGCAACGCTCCGCCGGAAACCGGTCGGAGACCGGTGACGTCGAGGAAACGGGCTACTACACCCTCTCCTCGCCCGACGCCGAGGGGACGATGGAGATCACCGTCGAGTACGTCCCGGAAGGGACGCTCGCACCGTGGCTGGCCGAGCGGACGCCGGGCGACGAGATAGAGATCGAGGGGCCGTTCGGCGACGTGCGCTACACGGGCGACGGCCCGGTCGTCGTCCTCGCCGAGGGGCCGGGCATCGGCCCGGCGGTCGGCATCGCCGAACGTGCACGCGGGGCGGGCCACGACGCCACCGTGATCTTCTGGGGCGAGGACCCGCCACACCGCGACCGCCTCGACGCCCTCGACGCCGGCGGCGCGACCGTCCTCGTCGTCGGCTCACTCGACGAGGCCGTGGACATCCTCACCGACGCCGCGGCGGCGACGGTGTACGTCTTCGGCTTCGAATCCTTCGTCCGCGACGCCAAGACCGTCGCGGAAGCGGCCGGCGTCGACGACGTGCGCGCCGAGAACTTCGGGCCGCGGTAG